A window of Clostridium sp. 'White wine YQ' contains these coding sequences:
- a CDS encoding Gfo/Idh/MocA family protein, whose product MKFLVIGLGSMGKRRIRILKKNHPQVEIIGVDLSKERCDDVHNNLDLKCYHSLNEAINIEKPNAAIVCTSPITHSSIILECLENNLHVFTEINLVSDNYEVIIEKAKKNNLKLLLSSTFLYRNEIKYIGNQVKNQNEKVSYRYHIGQYLPDWHPWESYKNFFVGDKRTNGCREIFAIELPWIIKTFGKVVNINVYKNNITNLDIGYYDNYSVLLEHENGNIGTLNVDVACRKAVRNLEIYNEELYIEWNGTPESLQSFNNMKKNMEHVDTYSSIKREAGYASNIIENAYESEIEEFIKYITGEVPKTTYSFEEDYDIIKLINKIEGV is encoded by the coding sequence ATGAAGTTTTTAGTTATTGGACTTGGTTCTATGGGAAAAAGACGAATTAGAATACTAAAAAAGAATCATCCCCAGGTAGAGATAATTGGTGTAGATTTAAGCAAAGAAAGATGCGATGATGTTCATAATAATTTAGATTTGAAGTGTTATCATAGTCTAAATGAAGCGATAAACATAGAAAAACCTAATGCAGCTATAGTTTGCACATCTCCTATTACACATTCTTCAATAATTTTAGAATGTCTTGAAAATAACTTGCATGTCTTTACTGAGATAAACTTAGTATCTGATAATTATGAAGTAATAATTGAGAAAGCAAAAAAGAACAACTTAAAGTTATTACTTTCTTCAACATTTTTATATAGAAATGAAATTAAATACATAGGTAATCAGGTGAAAAATCAAAATGAAAAAGTTTCTTATAGATATCATATAGGGCAATATCTTCCAGATTGGCATCCGTGGGAAAGTTATAAGAACTTCTTTGTAGGTGACAAAAGGACAAATGGTTGTAGAGAAATTTTTGCAATTGAATTACCGTGGATTATAAAGACTTTTGGTAAAGTAGTAAATATAAATGTTTATAAAAATAACATTACAAATCTAGATATAGGCTATTATGATAACTATTCAGTTCTATTGGAACATGAGAATGGTAACATAGGAACATTAAATGTTGATGTAGCTTGTAGAAAAGCAGTAAGAAATTTAGAAATATATAATGAAGAACTTTATATTGAATGGAACGGAACACCAGAATCACTTCAATCATTTAATAATATGAAAAAAAATATGGAGCATGTGGATACATATAGCTCTATAAAGAGAGAAGCAGGATATGCATCAAACATTATTGAAAATGCTTATGAAAGTGAAATTGAGGAATTCATTAAGTATATT
- the neuC gene encoding UDP-N-acetylglucosamine 2-epimerase, producing the protein MKKICVFTGTRAEYGLLKPLIRKIKEDDELTLQLIVSGSHLSPEFGMTINEIKNDGFEINEKIEMILSSDSSVGIIKSMGVGLIGYADALERLKPDLIIILGDRYEALAIATSAMIARIPIAHIHGGEITEGAYDDSIRHAITKMSYIHFSSTNEYRNRIIQMGEEPERVYNVGAIGLDSIFSLDLLKREELIEHISFDIQDKYFLVTYHPTTLEERSSEEQFHNLLKALDMFKEYKVVFTKANADTDGRIINEMIDEYVAKNKQRCVQFTSMGQLRYLSAMKYCTLVIGNSSSGILEAPSFNVPTVNIGNRQKGRIAAESVFDCNVEYEDIVNTINNSLEFKSENNKIINPYYNGNTTDKILSIIKNYVLNNKIENMKKFFDLDVNRASK; encoded by the coding sequence ATGAAAAAAATATGTGTATTTACTGGAACAAGAGCTGAATATGGATTATTAAAACCATTAATAAGAAAAATTAAAGAAGATGATGAGTTAACTTTGCAGTTAATTGTATCTGGATCACATCTCTCCCCAGAATTTGGGATGACAATTAATGAAATAAAGAATGATGGATTTGAAATAAATGAAAAAATTGAGATGATTTTAAGCTCAGATTCTTCAGTAGGAATTATTAAATCAATGGGGGTAGGTCTTATAGGATATGCTGATGCACTTGAAAGACTAAAACCAGACTTAATTATTATTCTTGGAGATAGGTATGAAGCATTAGCAATTGCTACTTCAGCAATGATCGCAAGAATTCCAATTGCACATATACATGGTGGAGAGATAACTGAAGGTGCATATGATGATTCAATAAGACATGCAATAACTAAAATGAGCTATATTCATTTCTCTTCAACTAATGAATATAGAAATAGGATAATTCAAATGGGTGAGGAACCTGAAAGGGTTTATAATGTTGGAGCAATTGGACTTGACAGTATTTTCTCATTAGATTTATTGAAAAGAGAAGAATTGATAGAACATATTAGTTTTGACATACAAGATAAATATTTTCTTGTTACATATCATCCAACAACTTTAGAAGAAAGAAGTTCAGAAGAACAATTTCACAATTTGTTAAAGGCATTAGATATGTTTAAGGAATATAAAGTTGTATTTACTAAGGCCAATGCAGATACTGATGGAAGAATTATAAATGAAATGATAGATGAATATGTAGCTAAAAATAAACAGAGATGTGTTCAATTTACTTCCATGGGGCAGTTAAGATATTTAAGTGCTATGAAATATTGTACTTTGGTTATTGGTAACTCATCTAGTGGAATATTAGAAGCACCTTCATTTAATGTTCCAACGGTTAATATAGGAAATAGACAAAAGGGAAGAATTGCAGCAGAAAGTGTATTTGACTGTAATGTAGAATATGAGGATATAGTAAATACTATAAATAATTCACTAGAATTTAAAAGTGAAAATAATAAAATTATAAATCCATATTATAATGGTAATACAACAGATAAGATATTATCCATTATAAAGAACTATGTATTAAATAATAAAATAGAAAATATGAAGAAGTTTTTTGATTTAGATGTTAATAGAGCTTCAAAATAG
- the neuB gene encoding N-acetylneuraminate synthase has product MNKVFIIAEAGVNHNGNIKLAKKLIDVAVEAGVDAVKFQSFKAENLVTKYASKAEYQRNTTNNNESQYDMLKKLELSYDDHLELIDYCNEKGIMFLSSPFDMESIDYLEKMGINILKIPSGEIQNVPYLKRVGRTNKRIILSTGMATLSDIEFALAILKENGSKDITILHCNTEYPTPMKDVNLNAMNTIKEAFKVNVGYSDHTLGIEIPIAAVAMGATVIEKHFTLDKTMEGPDHKASLEPEELKAMVNAIRNIELALGNGIKVPSESEIKNKEIARKSIVTSKKINKGEILTEENLTIKRPGSGISPTMWNEVIGKVAKKNYEEDEMIEL; this is encoded by the coding sequence ATGAATAAGGTATTTATTATTGCAGAAGCTGGAGTTAATCATAATGGCAATATCAAATTAGCTAAAAAACTTATAGATGTTGCAGTTGAGGCTGGAGTTGATGCAGTTAAGTTTCAAAGCTTTAAAGCTGAAAATCTAGTGACTAAATATGCATCTAAAGCAGAATATCAAAGAAATACAACTAATAATAATGAATCTCAGTATGATATGCTTAAGAAGTTAGAGTTAAGTTATGACGACCACTTGGAATTAATAGATTATTGCAATGAGAAAGGAATCATGTTTCTTTCGTCTCCTTTTGATATGGAAAGCATAGATTACCTTGAAAAGATGGGGATTAATATATTAAAAATTCCTTCAGGAGAAATACAAAATGTTCCTTACCTAAAGAGAGTAGGACGAACAAATAAAAGAATAATACTATCCACAGGCATGGCAACTTTATCAGATATAGAATTTGCACTTGCAATCTTAAAAGAAAATGGTTCGAAGGATATTACAATTTTACATTGTAATACAGAATATCCCACTCCAATGAAAGATGTTAATTTAAATGCTATGAATACAATAAAAGAAGCATTTAAGGTTAATGTTGGATATTCAGACCATACCTTAGGAATTGAAATACCAATTGCAGCAGTTGCTATGGGTGCTACAGTTATAGAAAAACATTTTACTTTAGATAAAACAATGGAAGGACCAGACCATAAAGCAAGTTTAGAACCAGAAGAATTAAAGGCTATGGTTAATGCTATTAGAAATATTGAATTAGCATTGGGAAATGGAATTAAGGTACCTTCTGAATCAGAAATTAAAAATAAAGAAATCGCAAGGAAAAGTATTGTAACATCAAAGAAAATAAATAAAGGTGAAATTCTTACAGAAGAAAATCTAACCATAAAGAGGCCAGGAAGTGGTATCTCTCCAACAATGTGGAATGAAGTTATTGGAAAAGTAGCAAAGAAAAATTATGAAGAAGATGAGATGATTGAGTTATAA
- a CDS encoding acetyltransferase, whose translation MKKILLIGGGGHCKSVLDTLLELDEYHEIGIIDHKSKMGHNILNVKYLGDDDDLLNYYNGGYEYAFVTIGSIGNPEVRIKIFEKIKKIGFKVPNIIDKSAITSRFMVLGQGNYIGKKVVVNADTKIGNCCIINTASVIEHDCDIGDFVHLAPGSIVCGGVKIGNNTHIGANSTIIQYKTIGENVLIGAGSVIVKDITSEIKIFGNPARERNSNE comes from the coding sequence ATGAAAAAAATATTGCTAATTGGGGGAGGAGGACATTGTAAAAGTGTTCTTGACACTCTGCTGGAATTAGATGAATATCATGAAATTGGAATAATAGATCATAAGAGTAAGATGGGACATAATATATTAAATGTTAAATATTTAGGTGATGATGATGATTTATTAAATTATTATAATGGTGGGTATGAGTATGCATTTGTTACAATAGGTAGCATTGGAAATCCAGAAGTAAGGATAAAAATTTTTGAGAAGATTAAGAAAATAGGATTTAAAGTACCTAATATTATTGACAAAAGTGCAATTACATCTAGATTTATGGTTTTGGGACAAGGAAATTATATAGGAAAAAAAGTGGTTGTCAACGCTGATACTAAAATAGGAAATTGTTGTATTATTAATACGGCATCAGTTATAGAACATGATTGTGATATTGGTGACTTTGTACATTTAGCGCCAGGAAGTATTGTATGTGGTGGAGTAAAAATAGGTAACAATACTCATATAGGAGCAAATTCGACAATAATTCAATATAAAACAATAGGAGAGAATGTTTTAATAGGAGCAGGAAGTGTTATCGTTAAGGATATTACTTCTGAAATTAAAATATTCGGAAATCCTGCAAGAGAGAGGAATTCAAATGAATAA
- a CDS encoding nucleotidyltransferase family protein, with protein MVLQEFLVEKGSTIKNAMKQIDKNAKGLVFVVEDNKLLGTLTDGDIRRWILKDKSVEDNVEKAMNKKPKYILNDKMYKAKEMLKKLNIEALPIIDQDKNVLEIIFDDDKVYNSKINIPVVIMAGGKGTRLYPYTKILPKPLIPIGETPIIERIINKFNFFGCDDFYLTLNYKKNMIKTYFNDLERNYKVNYVDEDRPLGTGGSLYLLKNTLDKTFFVSNCDIILDENYDKILKFHKEHKFMITVVASLKHIIIPYGVMQLGKDGTLDNTVEKPELSYLINTGIYILEPEVFKYIPDDTCIDLPTVIEICKNDGNKVGVYPVSENSWMDMGQIEEMDEMIKRLGEE; from the coding sequence ATGGTTTTACAAGAATTTTTAGTTGAAAAAGGTTCCACAATCAAGAATGCTATGAAGCAAATTGATAAAAATGCAAAAGGGCTTGTTTTTGTGGTTGAAGATAATAAGCTTTTAGGTACACTTACAGATGGTGATATAAGAAGATGGATTCTTAAGGATAAAAGCGTAGAAGATAATGTAGAAAAAGCAATGAATAAAAAGCCAAAATATATTTTAAATGATAAAATGTATAAAGCTAAGGAAATGCTTAAAAAGCTAAATATTGAAGCGTTACCTATAATAGACCAAGATAAAAATGTATTGGAAATAATTTTTGATGATGACAAAGTATATAACAGTAAGATTAATATTCCAGTAGTTATTATGGCAGGGGGTAAAGGGACTAGATTATATCCATATACAAAGATACTACCTAAACCTTTGATTCCCATTGGTGAGACCCCAATAATAGAAAGAATAATTAATAAGTTTAATTTTTTTGGCTGTGATGATTTTTATCTCACTCTAAATTATAAGAAAAATATGATAAAGACATATTTTAATGATTTAGAAAGAAATTATAAGGTCAACTATGTAGATGAAGATAGACCATTAGGTACAGGAGGAAGTTTATATCTACTAAAGAATACTTTAGATAAAACTTTCTTTGTTTCAAATTGTGACATCATATTAGATGAAAATTATGATAAAATACTGAAGTTTCATAAAGAACATAAATTTATGATAACCGTTGTTGCATCACTAAAACATATTATAATACCATATGGTGTAATGCAATTAGGTAAGGATGGAACTCTAGATAATACGGTGGAAAAGCCAGAATTAAGCTACTTGATTAATACAGGTATTTACATATTAGAACCAGAAGTGTTTAAATATATTCCAGATGATACTTGTATAGACTTACCAACTGTAATTGAAATATGCAAAAATGATGGTAATAAAGTTGGGGTATATCCAGTAAGTGAAAATTCATGGATGGATATGGGACAAATAGAAGAAATGGATGAGATGATAAAAAGATTAGGTGAAGAATAA
- a CDS encoding LegC family aminotransferase, with product MEKFIPLSVPNLKGNELNYVTSAVSDEWVSTGGEYINRFEKDIADYLKVSEAVACQSGTAALHLSLILSGIKAGDEVITPTLTFIAAVNPIRYMGAEPVFMDCDDSLTIDTLKLKEFCEEKCDFVDGKLINKASKKHIKAIIVVHIFGNMADMESIMEIAEKYNIKVIEDATEALGSYYLKGKYKDKYAGTIGDFGAYSFNGNKIITTGGGGMLVSNLENGCKKAKYLSTQAKDDELNYIHNEVGYNYRMTNLQAALGVAQLEKIEDFIKIKEENYLLYKKLFKNNSKVKLLNFSDEIRSNKWFYSLFINEGDIGKIIRELQSHKIQTRPIWGLIHEQQPYINNFTYNIEKAKHYSEHIINIPCSTNLNAEDVKRVVEIISIVIGG from the coding sequence ATGGAAAAGTTTATACCATTATCTGTTCCAAATTTAAAAGGAAACGAATTAAATTATGTAACGAGTGCTGTTTCGGATGAGTGGGTTTCTACTGGTGGAGAATACATAAATAGATTTGAAAAAGATATAGCAGATTATTTAAAGGTTAGTGAAGCTGTAGCCTGTCAAAGTGGGACAGCAGCTTTACATCTGTCATTAATATTATCAGGTATAAAAGCCGGTGATGAAGTAATAACTCCGACATTAACATTTATAGCAGCAGTTAATCCAATAAGATATATGGGGGCAGAGCCGGTATTTATGGATTGTGATGATAGCTTAACAATTGACACATTAAAACTTAAGGAGTTTTGTGAAGAAAAGTGTGATTTTGTTGATGGGAAGTTAATAAACAAAGCTTCAAAAAAGCATATTAAAGCTATCATAGTTGTACATATTTTTGGAAATATGGCAGATATGGAAAGTATAATGGAAATAGCAGAGAAGTATAACATAAAGGTTATTGAAGATGCAACAGAAGCTTTAGGTTCATACTATCTTAAAGGAAAATATAAGGACAAATATGCAGGAACCATAGGTGATTTTGGAGCTTATTCGTTTAATGGAAATAAGATAATTACAACTGGTGGAGGGGGGATGCTTGTAAGCAATCTTGAAAATGGTTGTAAAAAAGCAAAATATCTCTCTACTCAAGCAAAGGATGATGAGCTTAATTACATTCATAATGAAGTAGGTTACAATTATAGAATGACAAATCTTCAAGCAGCGTTAGGAGTTGCTCAGTTGGAGAAAATTGAAGATTTTATTAAGATTAAGGAAGAAAATTATTTATTATATAAAAAGCTATTTAAGAATAACTCAAAAGTTAAACTTCTAAATTTTAGTGATGAAATAAGATCTAATAAATGGTTTTATTCTCTGTTCATAAATGAAGGAGATATTGGAAAAATCATTAGAGAACTTCAATCACATAAAATTCAAACCAGACCAATATGGGGATTAATCCATGAACAACAGCCATATATTAATAATTTTACATATAATATAGAGAAGGCTAAACATTACTCAGAGCATATTATAAATATTCCTTGTAGTACCAATTTAAATGCTGAAGATGTTAAACGAGTAGTTGAAATTATCAGTATTGTTATCGGAGGTTAA
- a CDS encoding NAD-dependent 4,6-dehydratase LegB, whose protein sequence is MKKVLITGADGFIGSHLTEMLLEQGYDVKAFAYYNSFNNWGWLDTLPKNKLDQIEVFTGDIRDPNGVREAMKGVEEVFHLAALIAIPFSYHSPDSYVDTNIKGTLNILQAAKDLEVDRVLVTSTSEVYGTAQYVPIDEKHPFQGQSPYSATKIGADRIAESFYRSFNMPITIVRPFNTYGPRQSARAVIPTIITQLLAGKKEIKLGSLHPTRDFNFVKDTANGFIEISKSEKTIGEEINIATQQEISVGELAQELINQINPNAKIICDDQRLRPEKSEVERLLGSNEKIKSLTNWKPQYAFREGIAETIEWFKNNLDKYKTDIYNI, encoded by the coding sequence ATGAAAAAAGTATTGATAACTGGAGCAGATGGGTTTATAGGGAGTCATCTTACAGAAATGCTATTAGAACAGGGATATGATGTTAAAGCTTTTGCATACTATAATTCGTTCAATAACTGGGGATGGTTAGATACATTACCTAAGAATAAACTGGATCAGATAGAGGTTTTCACTGGTGATATTAGAGATCCTAATGGGGTGAGAGAAGCAATGAAAGGGGTAGAGGAAGTATTTCATCTAGCAGCTCTTATTGCTATACCATTTAGCTATCATTCACCTGATTCTTATGTAGATACTAATATTAAAGGTACATTAAATATACTACAGGCAGCAAAAGATTTAGAAGTTGATAGAGTATTAGTTACTTCAACATCAGAAGTATATGGTACTGCACAGTATGTACCGATAGATGAGAAACATCCATTTCAAGGGCAATCGCCTTATTCTGCAACTAAAATAGGTGCTGACAGAATTGCGGAATCTTTCTATAGAAGCTTTAATATGCCGATAACAATAGTTAGACCATTTAATACATATGGACCAAGGCAATCTGCTAGAGCTGTAATTCCAACTATAATTACACAACTACTTGCTGGTAAAAAGGAAATAAAATTAGGTTCTTTGCATCCAACAAGAGATTTTAATTTTGTTAAGGATACAGCAAATGGGTTTATAGAGATTTCAAAATCAGAAAAAACCATAGGGGAAGAAATTAATATTGCTACTCAACAAGAGATATCTGTGGGAGAATTAGCCCAAGAATTAATCAATCAAATAAATCCTAATGCTAAAATCATTTGTGATGATCAAAGACTAAGGCCTGAAAAGAGTGAAGTTGAAAGATTGTTAGGATCAAATGAAAAAATAAAATCACTAACAAACTGGAAGCCACAATATGCCTTTAGAGAAGGAATTGCTGAAACTATAGAATGGTTTAAAAATAATTTAGATAAATATAAGACTGATATTTACAACATATAA
- a CDS encoding motility associated factor glycosyltransferase family protein — protein MKRNIDIINIREGIYTLSINNVLLHSKYNPIKEAEKFIESNIDKIRNIKNIVVYGIGLGYHLKAMLNIINEDCNIFAFDADMEVIKKSNELKMLDELKNDKRVHLFCGFSKEFLINLSEKMNLVEDIIIYKPSVRTLSPEYENLIIILNSYEISKIGIMRYGEKLKENYNNNLLENYHNFKEFLDTKQFNDKPIVIAAGGPSLEEVLVDLKTNRDKFYVFSLGRTIDILMKNGIKPDIMSIIDPDDIVYDQIKDYINLDIPLCFLSTACNKAVKNYMGPKYMFFNDKDDSNRDGIIVRTGKSVAVATLDIAIKSGVKKVILAGQDLAYINNKSHAGDNEEDKDNSFVEGIKKVLGINGEMLSTTSVLLGFKRNIEVLIDENPKIQFINCSKGAKIKGTIEKEFKEIVIELS, from the coding sequence ATGAAGAGAAATATAGATATTATAAACATAAGAGAAGGAATATATACCTTATCAATTAATAATGTACTTTTACATAGCAAATATAATCCTATAAAAGAAGCTGAAAAATTCATAGAGAGCAATATAGACAAAATAAGAAATATAAAGAATATTGTAGTTTATGGAATTGGATTAGGTTATCACTTAAAAGCCATGCTTAATATAATTAATGAAGATTGTAATATATTTGCATTTGATGCAGATATGGAAGTAATAAAAAAAAGCAATGAATTAAAGATGTTGGATGAGTTAAAGAATGATAAAAGAGTACATTTGTTTTGTGGGTTTAGTAAAGAATTTTTGATAAATCTTTCTGAAAAAATGAATTTGGTAGAAGATATTATTATCTATAAACCGTCTGTGAGAACTTTATCACCAGAATATGAGAACTTAATAATTATATTAAATTCTTATGAAATATCTAAAATCGGTATAATGAGATATGGTGAAAAACTAAAGGAAAACTATAATAATAATTTATTAGAAAATTATCATAATTTTAAAGAATTTTTGGATACTAAACAGTTTAATGATAAACCAATTGTTATTGCAGCAGGAGGACCTTCCTTAGAAGAGGTATTAGTAGATTTAAAGACAAACAGAGATAAGTTTTATGTTTTTTCTTTGGGTCGTACAATTGATATTTTAATGAAAAATGGAATAAAGCCAGATATAATGTCAATTATTGATCCAGATGATATAGTTTATGACCAAATTAAAGATTATATAAATTTAGATATTCCATTATGTTTTTTAAGCACAGCATGCAATAAAGCTGTAAAAAATTATATGGGACCTAAATATATGTTCTTTAACGATAAGGATGATAGTAATAGAGATGGTATTATAGTTCGTACAGGAAAATCAGTTGCTGTTGCTACCTTAGATATTGCAATAAAATCAGGAGTGAAAAAAGTAATTTTAGCTGGGCAAGATTTAGCATACATAAACAATAAATCTCACGCAGGTGACAATGAGGAAGATAAAGATAATTCATTTGTAGAAGGGATAAAGAAAGTACTTGGTATAAATGGAGAGATGTTATCAACCACATCTGTACTTTTAGGATTTAAGAGAAATATTGAAGTGCTAATTGATGAAAATCCTAAAATACAATTTATCAATTGTAGCAAAGGTGCAAAGATTAAGGGAACCATAGAGAAAGAATTTAAAGAAATAGTAATTGAATTAAGTTAA
- a CDS encoding DUF2920 family protein: MNAPSDSEVNIKIRNELEYFITFPSNFSENNKYGVVFCITGYGDNADSEYQFKKLHPYIYEEYNMLIVGVRYHNDLRVKQTMKVNKVVLSLFYNIDINQLNAIKDYNEMIEFLHNFLIANKI, translated from the coding sequence ATAAATGCACCAAGTGATTCAGAGGTAAATATAAAAATTAGAAATGAGTTAGAGTACTTTATAACTTTTCCGTCTAATTTCAGTGAAAATAATAAGTATGGCGTGGTATTTTGTATAACAGGTTATGGAGATAACGCGGATTCGGAATATCAATTTAAAAAATTACATCCATATATATATGAAGAATATAATATGCTCATTGTAGGAGTAAGATATCATAACGACTTGAGAGTAAAACAAACCATGAAGGTAAATAAAGTAGTCTTAAGCTTGTTTTACAATATTGATATTAATCAATTGAATGCAATTAAAGACTATAATGAAATGATAGAATTTTTACATAATTTCCTAATAGCAAATAAGATATAA
- a CDS encoding glycosyltransferase family protein: protein MADNIIIEKAKDGNWTCKVKIDDKWKYIYSKYNPIKKIENIASDENYIVLGIGLGYELKQIIQNTKGNIYVIDKNENFYNIIQEHNDLNIEYEDRVVFLFGEAYKDIYFKMDDKNLIYDNKNITEVDSKFYYDVLKYLSTREKKKSKLKVAFYEATTVADDCMDALRNIGYDVVKMYFSTKHKMLQDIMDEMPDFIFTINPSDKVSEISRILSIPYISWVVDSPAYSLYSDFLKNKSIFAFVYDCDMALELNSMGLRNIAYMPVAANVSRLDNVHLSSQDVDKYNCDISFLGTVGMDNEFNKFLYEFLSKETISEINEIFNKQHLNLNKYLIKDIVTDKLVTKILEETGYKTSDETFLDSKTKIAYFLAKKYNEIQRIDMVHKLSNEFNMHVYGDENWGKLNLSNVKYKGYAEHFNEMPKVFKCSKININFTRIYVDSGLPMRVFDILGSKGFLVTNHKADIDKYFKDGEDLVKYRDTKDLIEISQYYLNNEQERQKIMISGYEKVKEYHTYEVRLKKMMKCIKEYFSII, encoded by the coding sequence GTGGCAGACAATATTATTATAGAAAAAGCAAAAGATGGTAACTGGACTTGTAAGGTGAAAATTGATGACAAGTGGAAGTACATATATTCAAAATATAATCCAATAAAAAAAATTGAAAATATAGCATCTGATGAAAATTATATAGTTCTTGGAATTGGATTAGGTTATGAATTGAAACAGATTATCCAGAATACTAAAGGAAACATATACGTTATAGATAAGAATGAAAATTTTTATAATATAATACAAGAACATAATGACTTAAATATAGAGTATGAAGATAGAGTAGTATTTTTATTTGGAGAAGCCTATAAAGATATATATTTTAAAATGGATGATAAGAATTTAATATATGATAATAAGAACATAACAGAGGTGGATAGCAAATTTTATTATGATGTATTAAAGTATTTATCAACGAGAGAGAAAAAGAAGAGTAAACTAAAAGTTGCATTTTATGAAGCAACCACTGTTGCAGATGATTGCATGGATGCGCTAAGAAATATAGGATATGATGTTGTTAAGATGTATTTTTCAACAAAACATAAAATGCTTCAAGACATAATGGATGAAATGCCAGATTTTATTTTTACAATAAACCCTAGTGATAAGGTTTCAGAAATTTCAAGAATTTTATCTATACCATATATATCATGGGTAGTAGATAGTCCGGCATATTCCTTATATAGTGACTTTCTAAAAAATAAAAGTATATTTGCATTTGTATATGACTGTGATATGGCATTAGAGCTTAATAGTATGGGACTTAGGAATATTGCATATATGCCAGTTGCAGCTAATGTTAGTAGATTAGATAATGTTCATTTAAGTTCCCAAGATGTTGATAAATATAACTGTGATATAAGCTTTCTAGGTACAGTTGGAATGGATAATGAATTTAATAAATTCCTATATGAATTCTTAAGTAAAGAGACTATTTCAGAAATAAATGAAATATTTAATAAACAACACCTAAATCTAAACAAATATTTAATTAAAGATATAGTCACAGATAAGCTAGTAACAAAGATACTTGAGGAAACAGGATACAAGACAAGTGATGAAACATTTCTAGATAGTAAAACAAAGATAGCCTACTTTTTAGCAAAAAAGTATAATGAGATTCAAAGAATTGATATGGTTCATAAACTTTCAAATGAATTTAATATGCATGTTTATGGTGATGAGAATTGGGGTAAACTTAATCTGAGCAATGTTAAATATAAAGGATATGCAGAGCACTTTAATGAGATGCCAAAGGTTTTTAAATGTTCAAAGATTAATATTAATTTTACAAGGATTTATGTTGATTCAGGTTTGCCAATGAGAGTATTTGACATACTAGGGAGTAAGGGATTTTTAGTCACAAATCATAAAGCTGATATAGATAAATATTTTAAAGATGGTGAAGATTTAGTTAAGTATAGAGATACTAAGGATTTGATAGAAATCAGTCAATACTACCTAAATAATGAACAAGAAAGACAAAAGATAATGATAAGTGGGTATGAGAAAGTAAAGGAATATCACACATATGAAGTAAGACTAAAAAAAATGATGAAATGCATTAAAGAATATTTTTCTATAATTTAG